One genomic region from Bacillus sp. SLBN-46 encodes:
- a CDS encoding penicillin-binding protein, which yields MSKKQPYMNAGAAILFVIFGLLFFVLLFRYYSIQITGEVGGQPLAAKAQQKYNREGTLAAARGEIFDRNGEVIAEDTAAYTLIAIVDKKMTTNPKKPQHVKNPRKTAKELAKYIQMDETEIYSILTKGISKGRFQVEFGKAGKDITHQTKKEIEALELPGITFIRDSKRFYPNGMFASHVVGYTDRVKQKDQTYKSIGKMGIEKSLNTELTGVDGKINYESDLWGYLLPDGKEKITPAQNGNDVYLTIDKKIQTFLEDAMNKVAKEYKPKKIIAIVADPKTGNILAMGQRPSFHPKTKEGIDKSWHNEAVETSFEPGSTMKIFTLAAAVQENVFNPNEYYQSGSYQVTKKDKAIHDHNGSGWGSISYLEGVQRSSNVAFAKIAKEKLGFEKFREYLTKFGFDKPTGIELPDETSGKIQFTYPIEKITTAYGQGTAITPIQQIQAATAIANGGKMLKPHVVEKIVNHDTGETIKEVSPEVVSTPISAETASKVRDILETVVTSPKGTGGRYKIEGYSVAGKTGTANIPGPNGKYIQGVNGYMFSFLGMAPKDDPKLIVYVAVQEPELEGLEAGQGAIPVSGVFNPVMQNSLHYLNIQPSVLEKASINKMANLKGQSVTETVKDLKEKSFETVVLGNGTEIVGQLPKAGTTILEGEKVILQTNGELTAPDMTGWSLRDVMKVANLAGLKLNSKGKGYVDQQNIKPKSPLKEGDFLIVDLKTPEEQWNEEKEASTDKGKEQTDDKEEKVKD from the coding sequence ATGAGCAAGAAACAGCCCTATATGAATGCTGGAGCAGCGATATTGTTTGTAATATTCGGCCTGCTCTTTTTTGTATTACTTTTTAGATATTACTCAATCCAAATTACTGGAGAAGTAGGGGGACAGCCTCTTGCTGCGAAGGCACAGCAGAAGTATAACAGGGAAGGGACTCTGGCAGCAGCTAGGGGAGAAATCTTTGATCGGAATGGTGAGGTAATCGCCGAGGATACGGCAGCGTATACATTAATCGCTATTGTTGATAAAAAAATGACGACAAATCCTAAAAAGCCTCAACATGTTAAAAATCCGCGGAAAACGGCAAAAGAACTAGCTAAATATATTCAAATGGATGAAACCGAGATTTATAGTATCCTAACAAAGGGAATTTCCAAAGGAAGGTTTCAAGTAGAGTTTGGCAAGGCTGGTAAAGATATTACGCATCAAACGAAGAAAGAAATTGAAGCCTTAGAACTTCCAGGTATTACTTTTATCCGTGATTCAAAACGGTTTTATCCAAATGGGATGTTCGCTTCTCATGTAGTGGGTTATACTGACCGTGTTAAGCAAAAGGATCAAACCTATAAATCAATAGGAAAAATGGGGATTGAGAAATCATTAAACACGGAATTAACCGGAGTCGATGGTAAGATCAATTATGAGAGTGATCTATGGGGCTATCTACTCCCAGATGGAAAAGAGAAGATTACTCCAGCACAAAATGGTAATGATGTGTACTTAACGATTGATAAGAAGATTCAAACCTTTTTAGAAGATGCAATGAATAAAGTGGCAAAGGAATATAAGCCCAAAAAAATCATTGCCATTGTTGCAGATCCAAAAACAGGTAATATTTTAGCGATGGGCCAGCGTCCCTCCTTTCATCCAAAAACTAAAGAAGGGATTGATAAAAGCTGGCATAATGAAGCGGTGGAAACATCATTTGAACCTGGTTCTACTATGAAGATTTTCACATTAGCTGCAGCAGTTCAGGAGAATGTCTTCAATCCCAATGAATATTATCAGTCTGGTTCGTATCAAGTGACAAAAAAGGATAAAGCGATACATGACCATAATGGCTCAGGATGGGGAAGTATTTCATACTTAGAGGGAGTTCAGCGTTCTTCTAACGTTGCCTTCGCAAAAATTGCAAAAGAAAAATTAGGCTTTGAAAAGTTCAGAGAATACTTAACTAAATTTGGATTTGATAAACCAACGGGAATTGAACTTCCAGATGAAACCTCTGGTAAAATCCAATTTACCTATCCGATTGAAAAAATTACTACTGCATATGGGCAAGGAACGGCAATTACACCGATTCAACAAATTCAAGCAGCCACAGCCATTGCGAATGGTGGAAAGATGCTGAAACCTCATGTAGTTGAAAAGATTGTCAATCATGATACAGGTGAAACCATCAAAGAGGTTTCACCAGAGGTAGTATCAACACCAATTTCTGCTGAAACAGCAAGTAAGGTGCGAGATATACTTGAAACGGTTGTTACCTCTCCTAAGGGTACTGGTGGCCGCTATAAAATCGAGGGATATAGTGTTGCAGGTAAAACTGGAACGGCTAATATTCCGGGGCCTAATGGTAAATATATACAAGGGGTAAACGGTTATATGTTTTCCTTCTTAGGGATGGCGCCAAAGGACGATCCTAAATTAATCGTCTATGTAGCTGTGCAGGAGCCTGAATTGGAAGGCTTGGAAGCAGGCCAAGGTGCAATTCCTGTATCCGGCGTTTTTAATCCCGTAATGCAAAATAGCCTTCACTATTTAAATATTCAGCCTTCTGTCCTTGAAAAGGCATCGATTAATAAAATGGCAAATCTAAAAGGACAATCCGTTACTGAAACCGTTAAGGACTTAAAGGAAAAAAGTTTTGAAACAGTTGTGCTTGGAAATGGAACAGAAATAGTTGGACAACTTCCTAAGGCAGGGACAACTATATTAGAAGGAGAAAAGGTAATCCTCCAAACAAATGGAGAGTTAACCGCGCCGGATATGACCGGTTGGTCCCTAAGAGATGTGATGAAGGTGGCGAACCTTGCTGGTCTTAAGCTCAATTCTAAAGGAAAAGGGTATGTGGATCAGCAAAATATTAAACCAAAGTCACCTCTTAAAGAGGGGGATTTCCTCATTGTCGATTTGAAAACCCCTGAAGAACAGTGGAATGAAGAAAAAGAAGCATCGACTGATAAGGGTAAGGAACAAACCGATGACAAGGAAGAAAAGGTAAAAGATTGA
- a CDS encoding stage V sporulation protein D: MRVSNVTVRKRLMIALFVGFLTFLIIDVRLGYVQFVLGDMLTDRAKGSWSRNIPFEPERGQIVDRNGIPLATNISAPTVYVIPRQIKDPATTAEKLASVLNMSKENAYREITKRASSVRIKEGRKISHEKAKEIRSLGLEGVYIGEDSKRHYPNGSYLSHVLGFTGVDNQGLMGLEQYYDKELNGERGAVKFYANAKGERMNSMADDYEQPVNGLDLKLTIDSKIQTIVERELDIAEAKYNPDGIVAIAMNPNNGEILAMSSRPTFDPANFQNVPQEIYNRNLPVWSTYEPGSTFKIITLAAALNEGKVNLEKEHFHDSGSVQVAGARLKCWKRGGHGDQSFLEVVQNSCNPGFVELGERLGKDKLFKYIKDFGFGQKTGIDLQGEGTGILFNLNRVGPVEQATTAFGQGVSVTPIQQVTAVSAAINGGILYKPYIAKELIDPVTKEVVMRNTPVEKRRVITEETSKEIRHALESVVAQGTGGKAFVEGYRVGGKTGTAQKAQNGRYLENNFIVSFMGFAPADDPQIVVYVAVDNPKGVTAFGGTVTAPIVGAIMKDSLSAMGIEPRKDQIEKEIKWPDTPLLTLPDFVGLTKGELQEQMINLRIDPSGEGDIVVRQSPSPGTKVKEGSKIRLYFGKGD; this comes from the coding sequence ATGCGTGTTTCAAATGTTACTGTCCGTAAGAGACTAATGATTGCACTATTCGTTGGATTTCTGACCTTCTTAATTATTGATGTTAGACTTGGATATGTACAATTTGTTCTAGGGGATATGTTAACCGATCGAGCAAAGGGATCCTGGAGTCGGAATATTCCTTTTGAACCAGAGCGGGGACAAATTGTCGACCGGAATGGGATCCCATTAGCAACAAATATTAGTGCACCAACTGTATATGTCATCCCGCGGCAGATTAAGGATCCTGCGACAACTGCTGAAAAGCTGGCATCCGTATTAAATATGTCGAAAGAAAATGCTTATCGTGAAATTACTAAACGCGCATCATCTGTTCGTATTAAAGAAGGCAGAAAAATCTCACATGAAAAGGCAAAAGAAATTAGATCTCTTGGACTTGAAGGTGTCTATATAGGTGAAGATTCAAAGCGGCATTATCCGAATGGGAGTTATCTATCACACGTTCTTGGTTTTACAGGTGTGGATAACCAAGGATTAATGGGACTTGAGCAGTACTATGATAAAGAGTTAAATGGTGAACGGGGTGCGGTTAAATTCTATGCGAATGCCAAAGGGGAGCGCATGAATAGCATGGCCGATGATTATGAGCAACCAGTCAATGGTCTTGATTTAAAGCTGACAATAGATTCGAAAATACAAACCATTGTGGAAAGAGAGCTTGATATTGCTGAGGCGAAATACAATCCAGACGGAATAGTAGCTATTGCCATGAATCCTAATAATGGTGAAATCCTAGCCATGTCGAGCAGACCGACTTTCGATCCAGCTAATTTCCAGAATGTACCACAGGAAATATATAACAGGAACCTCCCTGTCTGGTCTACTTACGAACCAGGTTCTACATTTAAAATTATTACACTCGCAGCAGCGTTGAATGAAGGGAAGGTTAATCTGGAAAAGGAACATTTTCATGATTCTGGTTCAGTTCAAGTAGCGGGTGCACGGTTAAAATGTTGGAAAAGGGGTGGACATGGGGACCAATCCTTTTTAGAAGTAGTACAAAACTCTTGTAACCCAGGTTTTGTAGAATTAGGTGAGCGTTTAGGCAAGGATAAACTTTTTAAATATATAAAGGATTTTGGTTTTGGTCAGAAAACCGGAATTGATTTACAAGGGGAAGGGACAGGGATTCTATTCAATCTAAATCGAGTAGGTCCAGTTGAACAAGCTACTACTGCTTTTGGACAAGGTGTATCTGTTACTCCGATCCAACAGGTAACGGCAGTATCTGCTGCCATAAATGGTGGGATTTTATACAAACCGTATATTGCAAAAGAATTAATTGATCCTGTTACGAAAGAAGTGGTCATGAGGAATACCCCTGTTGAAAAGAGAAGAGTTATTACCGAGGAAACATCTAAAGAAATCCGCCATGCCCTTGAGAGTGTGGTGGCACAGGGAACTGGAGGCAAAGCGTTTGTGGAAGGTTACCGTGTTGGCGGAAAGACGGGTACCGCTCAAAAGGCTCAAAACGGGAGATACTTGGAAAATAACTTTATTGTTTCCTTTATGGGTTTTGCACCTGCGGATGATCCCCAAATAGTGGTGTATGTTGCGGTTGATAATCCTAAAGGGGTTACCGCATTTGGTGGTACCGTCACTGCACCGATTGTAGGTGCAATCATGAAGGATAGTTTAAGTGCAATGGGAATAGAACCACGTAAAGATCAAATCGAAAAAGAAATAAAGTGGCCAGATACGCCTTTATTAACATTACCTGACTTTGTTGGTCTCACAAAAGGCGAACTTCAGGAGCAGATGATTAACTTAAGAATTGATCCTAGCGGAGAAGGGGATATAGTTGTTAGACAATCCCCTAGCCCAGGAACAAAAGTAAAAGAAGGATCCAAAATAAGGTTATACTTTGGAAAAGGGGACTAA
- the murD gene encoding UDP-N-acetylmuramoyl-L-alanine--D-glutamate ligase, translating to MKQIESYRHKKILVLGLAKSGVTAAALLHKLGAFVTVNDKKPLSENPEAQGLLEQGIKVICGDHPIELLDEGFELIVKNPGIPYYNPMIEGALEKGIPVITEVELAYQISEAPFVGITGTNGKTTTTTLVYEMLNVGNKAPLIAGNIGTVASGVAQAATHENTIVIELSSFQLMGIDTFNPKIAIITNLYDAHLDYHGTRKEYIEAKANITKNQTELEYLIINADQEDTMEIARHSKASIIPFSTKKKLTNGAYIDEGWIVFNGEKVMEIEEIALPGVHNLENILSAMAAAKLSGVDNKAIQEVLRTFTGVKHRLQYVGEVSGRKFYNDSKATNILATVNALAAFEAPVILLAGGLDRGNEFDELLPYLKNVKAMITFGQTAPKLERVGNEAGIKTMKRVDNVDKAVPEAYRYSESGDVILLSPACASWDQYKTFEVRGDIFIEAVHKLK from the coding sequence TTGAAGCAGATTGAATCTTATCGTCATAAAAAAATACTTGTACTTGGTTTGGCTAAAAGCGGTGTAACTGCCGCTGCCCTACTTCATAAGCTAGGTGCGTTTGTAACAGTTAATGATAAAAAACCACTATCAGAAAATCCTGAGGCACAAGGGTTGTTAGAACAGGGGATTAAAGTGATTTGTGGGGATCACCCGATTGAACTTCTTGATGAAGGGTTCGAGCTTATTGTAAAAAACCCTGGTATCCCTTATTACAATCCAATGATTGAAGGCGCGCTAGAAAAGGGAATACCAGTTATTACTGAGGTGGAACTGGCTTACCAAATTTCAGAAGCACCATTTGTCGGTATCACTGGAACAAACGGAAAAACAACAACAACAACTTTGGTTTATGAAATGTTAAATGTCGGAAATAAAGCACCGTTAATCGCTGGAAATATCGGAACAGTGGCCTCTGGTGTTGCTCAAGCAGCAACCCATGAAAATACCATTGTCATTGAATTATCATCCTTTCAATTAATGGGGATTGATACATTTAATCCGAAAATCGCCATCATTACCAACCTTTATGATGCCCATTTAGACTATCATGGGACTAGGAAAGAGTATATTGAAGCAAAGGCTAATATCACAAAAAACCAAACTGAGCTGGAATACCTAATAATAAATGCGGACCAAGAAGATACGATGGAAATTGCCCGTCACTCAAAAGCCAGCATCATTCCTTTTTCCACTAAAAAGAAGCTGACGAATGGAGCATATATTGACGAAGGCTGGATCGTTTTTAATGGTGAAAAGGTAATGGAAATAGAAGAAATTGCGTTACCTGGAGTACATAATCTTGAAAACATCTTATCTGCTATGGCAGCTGCTAAACTATCGGGTGTGGATAATAAGGCTATTCAAGAAGTACTTCGAACGTTTACGGGTGTCAAACATCGTCTGCAATACGTTGGGGAAGTAAGTGGAAGGAAATTTTATAATGATTCAAAGGCTACCAATATTTTAGCAACAGTGAATGCACTTGCTGCTTTTGAGGCTCCTGTTATTCTCCTTGCCGGCGGACTTGATCGTGGTAATGAATTTGACGAGCTCCTTCCATATTTGAAAAATGTGAAAGCAATGATTACTTTTGGACAAACGGCACCTAAGTTGGAACGTGTCGGTAACGAGGCGGGAATAAAAACAATGAAGCGTGTCGATAATGTTGACAAGGCAGTGCCTGAAGCTTATCGATACTCTGAATCAGGTGATGTTATATTGCTTTCCCCAGCATGTGCTAGCTGGGATCAATATAAAACTTTTGAAGTCAGGGGAGACATTTTTATCGAAGCGGTGCATAAGCTTAAGTAA
- a CDS encoding UDP-N-acetylmuramoyl-L-alanyl-D-glutamate--2,6-diaminopimelate ligase — protein MKLQELLKSLHPIVPFKGENPEITSIENDNRKVQKGSLFICIKGYTVDGHDFAKSAVENGAVAVLAERPVAIDVPVILVKDTTRSMAVLADVFYEQPTKKLHLIGITGTNGKTTTSHLIEKIFADAGKKTGIIGTMYTKIGEQILETKNTTPESLTLQKTFNQMVEAGVDSAVMEVSSHALDMGRVHGCDYDVAVFTNLSQDHLDYHKTMEEYQRAKSLLFSQLGNTYNHRQPKFAILNADDPASEMYQRSTAAHVVTYGIDNQSDIQAQNIQMTPKGTTFNLVINEDSYPIQMHLIGKFSVYNVLASIASALVSGIELNKIIESIEEVKGVAGRFELVNAGQDFSVIVDYAHTPDSLENVLKTIQHFAKKRIFVIVGCGGDRDRTKRPLMAQIACRLATDPILTSDNPRSEDPIAILKEMEAGVQGESYQVIPDRKEAIFTAVNNATTGDVILIAGKGHETYQIIGNVVHDFDDRLIAREAIEGR, from the coding sequence ATGAAACTACAAGAGCTACTAAAGTCTTTGCACCCAATCGTTCCCTTCAAAGGGGAGAATCCTGAAATTACATCGATTGAAAATGACAATCGGAAGGTGCAAAAAGGGAGCTTATTTATTTGTATTAAAGGCTACACAGTGGACGGCCATGATTTTGCTAAATCTGCTGTAGAAAATGGTGCGGTTGCCGTTTTAGCTGAACGCCCAGTAGCAATAGATGTACCTGTTATCCTTGTAAAGGATACTACAAGATCAATGGCTGTACTTGCGGATGTCTTTTATGAACAGCCAACGAAAAAACTGCATTTAATTGGAATCACAGGTACAAATGGAAAAACCACTACCAGTCATTTGATTGAAAAAATATTTGCCGATGCAGGTAAGAAAACAGGAATCATAGGTACGATGTATACGAAAATTGGTGAACAGATACTGGAAACGAAAAACACAACTCCAGAAAGTTTGACGCTGCAAAAAACGTTCAACCAAATGGTTGAGGCAGGTGTCGATTCAGCCGTAATGGAAGTATCTTCACATGCACTTGACATGGGGAGAGTGCATGGCTGTGATTATGATGTAGCAGTCTTCACAAATCTTTCCCAGGACCACCTTGATTACCACAAAACGATGGAAGAATACCAACGTGCTAAGAGCTTATTGTTTTCCCAACTCGGTAATACTTATAATCATAGACAGCCTAAATTTGCTATCTTGAATGCCGATGACCCAGCATCTGAAATGTATCAAAGATCAACCGCTGCACATGTTGTTACATATGGTATCGACAACCAATCTGATATTCAAGCACAAAACATACAAATGACTCCTAAGGGTACTACATTTAATTTAGTTATAAATGAGGACAGTTACCCCATTCAAATGCACCTGATTGGAAAATTCAGTGTTTATAACGTTTTAGCAAGCATTGCTTCTGCGCTAGTTTCAGGGATTGAATTGAATAAGATTATTGAATCCATAGAGGAAGTTAAAGGTGTGGCTGGACGGTTTGAATTGGTTAATGCAGGGCAAGATTTTTCAGTAATCGTTGATTACGCCCACACACCAGATAGCCTAGAAAATGTGTTGAAAACCATTCAGCACTTCGCAAAGAAAAGGATTTTTGTCATTGTCGGCTGTGGGGGAGATCGTGACCGCACGAAACGTCCATTAATGGCTCAAATTGCCTGTCGCTTGGCTACTGACCCTATTCTTACATCGGATAATCCAAGAAGTGAAGATCCAATTGCGATATTGAAAGAAATGGAAGCCGGTGTACAGGGGGAAAGCTACCAGGTTATACCTGATCGAAAAGAAGCAATTTTTACTGCTGTTAACAATGCAACGACCGGTGATGTCATTTTAATTGCCGGTAAAGGTCATGAAACCTATCAGATCATTGGTAATGTTGTACATGATTTTGATGATAGGCTGATTGCTCGGGAAGCAATTGAGGGGAGATAG
- the ftsL gene encoding cell division protein FtsL, with translation MSNLARKYQQQQEQVEQNSKSIGEIKIKKSWLTPGEKIIGVAFAGLVCFGAVHLISTQANIYEVNKDLQNVEAKVKEQQKVNGDLQVQVSELSAYDRIYEKAKKMGLVLNENNVKVVQEK, from the coding sequence TTGAGTAATCTTGCCAGGAAGTATCAACAACAACAAGAACAAGTTGAACAAAACAGCAAAAGTATTGGTGAAATAAAAATAAAAAAGTCCTGGCTCACTCCAGGGGAAAAAATCATTGGAGTCGCATTTGCTGGATTGGTTTGTTTCGGTGCCGTGCATCTAATTTCTACCCAGGCTAATATTTATGAAGTAAATAAAGATCTTCAGAATGTGGAAGCCAAAGTGAAGGAACAACAGAAGGTTAACGGCGACTTGCAGGTTCAAGTTAGTGAACTTAGTGCATATGACCGAATTTATGAAAAAGCAAAGAAAATGGGACTTGTGCTAAACGAAAATAACGTCAAGGTTGTGCAGGAAAAATGA
- the mraY gene encoding phospho-N-acetylmuramoyl-pentapeptide-transferase: MKEQVIFFTIVMGFLISVLLSPIFIPFLRRLKFGQSIREEGPKSHQKKSGTPTMGGVMILFSIIITTLVMIGKFSDQISITTFLLLFVTFGFGLLGFLDDFIKVVLKRNLGLTSKQKLLGQIIISVVFYLIFKHTGQSTEIKLPFGDYSFDLGWTYVLLIIFWLVGFSNAVNLTDGLDGLVSGTAAIAFGAFAVLAWNQNNFEIAVFSVAVVGAVLGFLVFNAHPAKVFMGDTGSLALGGAIAAIAILTKLEILLIIIGGVFVIETLSVILQVISFKTTGKRIFRMSPLHHHYELVGWSEWRVVVTFWSVGLIFAVLGIYIEVWL, translated from the coding sequence ATGAAGGAGCAAGTTATTTTCTTCACAATTGTTATGGGATTTTTAATTTCGGTTTTACTTTCTCCGATTTTTATTCCCTTCTTACGAAGGTTGAAATTTGGACAAAGCATTAGGGAAGAAGGTCCTAAATCACACCAAAAAAAATCCGGTACGCCTACAATGGGCGGTGTCATGATTTTATTTTCTATTATTATTACAACGCTAGTAATGATAGGGAAATTTTCTGATCAAATCTCTATTACAACATTTTTATTACTATTTGTTACCTTTGGCTTTGGCCTGCTAGGATTTTTAGATGATTTTATTAAAGTGGTATTAAAACGGAATTTAGGATTGACTTCAAAGCAAAAACTATTAGGCCAAATTATTATTTCTGTTGTTTTCTACCTAATATTCAAACATACAGGACAGTCAACTGAAATCAAACTCCCATTTGGCGATTATTCCTTTGATTTAGGATGGACTTATGTTTTACTCATTATTTTTTGGCTTGTTGGTTTCTCCAACGCAGTTAACCTGACAGATGGACTAGACGGCTTGGTGTCAGGCACCGCGGCTATTGCATTTGGTGCATTTGCTGTATTAGCATGGAATCAAAATAATTTTGAAATTGCAGTGTTTTCAGTGGCAGTAGTGGGGGCTGTACTGGGCTTTCTGGTATTTAACGCACATCCCGCTAAGGTATTCATGGGGGACACGGGCTCACTTGCACTTGGTGGTGCCATTGCTGCAATAGCCATTTTGACTAAGCTTGAAATCTTGTTAATTATCATCGGGGGCGTCTTTGTCATCGAAACACTTTCGGTCATTCTACAGGTCATCTCGTTTAAAACAACGGGTAAGCGAATTTTCCGAATGAGTCCCCTACATCACCATTATGAATTAGTGGGTTGGTCAGAATGGAGAGTAGTTGTTACCTTTTGGAGTGTTGGACTAATTTTCGCAGTACTTGGAATCTATATAGAGGTGTGGTTGTAA